From a region of the Cherax quadricarinatus isolate ZL_2023a chromosome 32, ASM3850222v1, whole genome shotgun sequence genome:
- the LOC128690246 gene encoding uncharacterized protein, with protein MVRDTPGMAEHTPEEEGGAVSAAGEEAIRLILASLRESMRGEESVGGLVTPSMDPLPVERHIITHQHPALNIIVKLYNMGLTGLSDFIIEDVRVNVQLLTVIVSLGYDTLLLDGEYDLQGKLVKVIPISARGPFTVTTNNAKVTLRVKLKECQGRLEVRDLTSELILESVRCRLSHMTGGALVSKVLNTLLSDLLRREKQRLAQDLSLALKTLLNNELKNFNLGVSLQLLRTSDKYMRRGSLY; from the exons ATGGTGCGGGACACGCCAGGGATGGCGGAGCATACGCCAGAAGAGGAGG GAGGGGCAGTAAGTGCAGCAGGGGAGGAAGCTATCAGATTAATCTTGGCTTCACTACGAGAGTCtatgagaggagaggagagtgttGGTGGCCTGGTCACTCCTTCCATGGATCCTCTACCCGTCGAGAGACACATTATCACTCATCAACACCCTGCACTCAATATTATTGTCAAACTCTACAATATGGGACTTACG GGCCTTTCCGATTTCATCATTGAAGATGTACGAGTGAACGTCCAGTTACTGACAGTGATAGTGAGTCTTGGATATGACACCCTGCTGCTGGATGGAGAGTATGACCTCCAGGGTAAACTGGTGAAAGTAATACCCATCTCTGCTcgaggaccattcactgtcactacCAATAATGCCAAG GTAACTCTTCGCGTTAAGTTGAAAGAGTGTCAGGGGCGTCTGGAGGTGCGTGATTTGACGAGTGAGCTCATTTTGGAGAGCGTAAGGTGCCGCCTCTCTCACATGACTGGAGGAGCTCTGGTCAGTAAAGTCCTAAACACTCTACTGAGTGACCTGCTAAGGCGGGAGAAGCAACGTCTGGCACAGGACCTCAGCTTGGCACTTAAGACTTTGCTGAACAACGAACTCAAGAACTTCAATCTGGGTGTGTCCCTGCAACTCCTGCGGACCAGTGATAAGTACATGCGACGAGGATCCTTGTATTAA